The uncultured Flavobacterium sp. genome has a window encoding:
- a CDS encoding ATP-binding cassette domain-containing protein, translating into MQHWDILLSNQVNKKAFIDTLLSGEAKGELAVFNDQKGILFSDIAIEKFIEKEYQYDIVEASPESHRQLRTFSSGERKKEFLKYCINQNPDFIIFDNPFDHLDQASRVVLVQSLEKLTNDIAIIQLVNRVVDVLDFVPNKAQIKDNSFTLYPISKTENHFKTLNTGAIPKALEPHSFHESVLIKMNNVSVSYDDRKIVDQISWTIKQGEFWQLIGPNGSGKSTILSLITGDNPKGFGQDLFLFGRKKGTGESVWDIKKQIGIFATSMTDLFQKGHTLEEMILSGFFDSIGLYIEPTTHQKQIVSQWLEVVEMTSLRKKRFIDLSIGQQRVALIVRAVLKHPPLLILDEPVEGLDDENVDLVIQLINTIKQETNVSILYVSHRIESGLAPTSVFELLPTPTGSIGKIKYHSELN; encoded by the coding sequence ATGCAGCATTGGGACATACTTTTATCAAATCAGGTAAATAAAAAAGCTTTTATTGATACTTTACTTTCTGGCGAAGCCAAAGGAGAATTAGCCGTTTTTAACGACCAAAAAGGCATTCTGTTTTCAGATATTGCGATTGAGAAATTCATTGAAAAAGAGTATCAATATGATATCGTCGAAGCCTCTCCGGAATCACATAGACAATTGAGAACTTTTTCGTCAGGCGAGCGCAAAAAAGAGTTTCTGAAATACTGTATCAATCAAAATCCTGATTTTATAATTTTCGACAATCCGTTTGACCATTTAGATCAGGCTTCAAGAGTTGTTTTAGTACAATCTCTCGAAAAATTAACAAACGATATCGCCATTATACAATTGGTAAATCGTGTCGTTGATGTTTTAGATTTTGTTCCGAATAAAGCACAAATAAAAGACAATTCATTTACACTATATCCAATATCAAAAACCGAAAATCACTTTAAAACCTTAAATACCGGAGCAATTCCAAAAGCTTTAGAGCCGCATTCCTTTCACGAAAGTGTATTAATCAAAATGAATAATGTTTCTGTAAGTTATGACGACCGCAAAATTGTAGATCAAATTTCATGGACAATAAAACAAGGCGAATTCTGGCAATTAATTGGTCCGAATGGTTCAGGAAAAAGCACAATTCTATCATTGATTACAGGAGATAATCCAAAAGGGTTTGGTCAGGATTTATTTTTATTCGGAAGAAAAAAAGGAACCGGCGAAAGCGTTTGGGACATCAAAAAGCAAATTGGAATCTTCGCGACGTCAATGACCGATTTATTTCAAAAAGGGCACACTTTAGAAGAAATGATTCTCTCGGGATTTTTCGACTCGATCGGACTTTATATTGAGCCAACAACACATCAAAAACAAATCGTTTCGCAATGGCTTGAAGTAGTTGAAATGACAAGTTTAAGAAAAAAGCGCTTTATAGATCTGTCAATTGGCCAGCAAAGAGTCGCATTAATTGTTCGTGCCGTTTTAAAACATCCGCCATTATTAATTCTGGACGAACCTGTAGAAGGTTTAGACGACGAAAATGTAGATCTGGTTATTCAACTTATCAATACCATTAAACAAGAAACAAATGTTAGTATTTTGTACGTTTCACATCGCATAGAATCTGGCCTCGCTCCTACTTCGGTATTCGAACTTTTACCAACCCCAACAGGATCAATCGGTAAAATAAAATACCATTCAGAGCTAAATTAA
- a CDS encoding sulfurtransferase translates to MSKLSPLINPEELLKLKDTSEFVLIDARAGVNAEENYKNEHLKGARYIDLNRDLATVETDPANGGRHPLPSFEKFSGVLSRLGISPSSYIIIYDDKNGSNAAARFWWMLRAIGHEKVQVLNGGLQVAIKIGYPISSETENFDTTENYPISEWKLLLADIEEVEKARNNDQNIVIDVRDKNRFDGLTEPLDLIAGHIPGAINVPFSENLNEDGFYQTAAELAKKYTMVLGNTKPENVIVHCGSGVTACHTLLAMDYAGISIPKLYVGSWSEWSRNDREMATKETK, encoded by the coding sequence TCCCGAAGAATTATTAAAGCTAAAAGATACTTCTGAATTTGTTTTAATTGATGCCAGAGCCGGAGTCAATGCCGAAGAAAATTATAAAAACGAACATTTAAAAGGTGCTCGTTATATCGATTTGAATCGGGATTTAGCAACGGTCGAAACTGATCCTGCAAACGGCGGAAGACATCCTTTGCCTTCTTTCGAAAAGTTCTCAGGAGTACTTTCAAGACTCGGAATTTCGCCTTCAAGTTATATTATTATTTATGATGATAAAAACGGATCAAATGCTGCTGCCAGATTTTGGTGGATGTTAAGAGCAATTGGTCACGAAAAAGTGCAGGTTTTAAACGGAGGTTTGCAAGTGGCAATAAAAATTGGTTATCCGATAAGTTCAGAAACTGAAAATTTTGATACAACTGAAAACTATCCAATATCAGAATGGAAATTACTTTTAGCCGATATTGAAGAAGTCGAAAAAGCCCGAAATAACGACCAAAATATTGTAATTGATGTAAGAGATAAAAATCGTTTTGATGGTTTAACAGAACCGTTGGATTTAATTGCCGGACATATTCCGGGTGCTATAAATGTTCCGTTTAGCGAAAATCTAAATGAAGATGGATTCTATCAAACCGCTGCAGAATTAGCCAAAAAATACACAATGGTTTTAGGAAATACAAAACCCGAAAATGTAATTGTACATTGCGGTTCGGGTGTTACGGCTTGTCATACTTTATTAGCAATGGATTATGCCGGAATTTCGATTCCTAAACTTTATGTAGGTTCCTGGAGCGAATGGTCAAGAAACGATCGCGAAATGGCAACAAAAGAAACAAAATAA